The DNA sequence GAAATGTATTCTACAAGATGGTTATTTATCCTTATGTCTTACTATTACAATGCACATAATAGTAAGTTGCCAgtgtaaaaatagataaataaaagcaCACATTGAAACAACAAACATTGATAAGCTGCCAAAGAATGTcttgtgaatattttcttattatttcatcAACAAGTCCATGGAATGTTAAccacattttacaaaaatgaaagccCAGAACCAAAGCAACTCATACTAAAGTACGTCAGAAAAATTTAGGAATTGGAGGCACCAAATTCCAAAAACAAGGATGTAGCTGAAAACCCCTCTTTTGCAGCCAAATAATTCTCTCTCCCACACCAGAGCAGAACAGCAagtgttaaaaatgaaatatgcTAGCAGGAATGAATACCTCAATACAAACCTAAGAAgctaaaattgagaaaattttcccagaatgaagaggaaatgatgaaaaggaaaataggagagaaatatattaaaaaaagagactcATTCCAGAGGTCCAACATCTAAATAACAGGACTGCCagaaagacagaataaaaaaagagggaggggggaagatattttaaaagaaataatgaaaggaaatttCCCAGAACTGAGAGATATTCTTATCAAAATGAAAGAGCCACTAAAGAACCAccgtgaatgaataaaaaaagagctACAGCAAAGCAGGTCATGATGAAATTTCAGAAAGCTGGAGATATGAAACACTTTCAGACAGAGGAAAAAACTCACTGAGAAGGAACAGGAATGAAAACATCATTGGATTCCTCACCTGCAACCACAGATGTTAGAAGATGGAACAATCCTTCCAAAATTCTgagtaaaattattttcaacctagaattctactACCAAGCAGACAATTATTTgggataaaggtaaaataattaaattttcagacatgcaagacttaaaaagaaaaaaaagtacttctTATGTACCTTTGGGAAGCTACCAGAAAGAGGAGCCAATCAACAGACGATGAAGGCAAATGCCAGGGCCACAGTAAGTAGCAAAGTCCAGAAAGCAATTAATCCTGATTACATCAGGGCACCCAAGGGCTCCAATAGGAGaatctaaaataataattaaagaaaaagaatatgagaGATCACCTGAGGTGTCTGAATGTATTAAGACGTTTGATTTACACATGTATCAAAGAATTTAAGGATAAATTACTAATGTATAAATAGaaaaccaaataaagaaaaaacatttgcaatCATTATGTATTTACTTAAGAAAGGAAATGCTATGTATAATATCTTCCTAAATATAATATTGCAAATATCAAAGATTTTAATTAACTATATTGGGAGGATGGGAAGGGAAATTATATGTACCATGGGGCAGGATGAGTAGGAGTAAAAACACCAAATCGTCATATTCCAAAATAGAAAATCAGTAGATACTATCTAATACGGGGGTGGAAGGTGGGGGAAGGAGGCGACTCAAAAGTAGGCATTAAAATATGATTTAGAAATATAAAGGGGTATATGAGAAGAAACTGCTAAAAGGTTGAAAAGCAGTTGTTATAAGCCTTAATAGTACTGTGTGGCTTTTTAAACTCTGCTTATGCACTACTttgaccaaaataaaaattaaattaaaaataaaacacgtgcgggccatggtggctcaacaggcagagttctcgcctgccatgcaggagacccgggttcgatatccggggcctgcccatacaaaaaaataaataaagcacaaaGTTCCCAGACCTTGCAAGTGCAGCCAGTGTCCCCTGGGGCTCGAGTAGCTGCACGCAGATATTGGAGGACTGGTGAGAGAAATGGCCAAGAACAAACTAAGTCGGCAGAAGCCCAGGAATGTAGTTCACATGGCCAgccaaaaaaactttaaaaacaatgcaaaacCAGTTACCAGGAATCTTAAGAAGATAAACTTGTGAATGATGCAAAAGTTAACAGAGTAAATAAAGCTTTTGTAGATACACAAAAGGAACTTGCACACTTCTCAAAAGGCCTTTCCCTTGAACCTCTGCAAAAATAGCTGATTCCTCAGCAGCATCATGAAAATAGACCAGTTAATGTTGACAAGGCTACAGGATCGATGGCTCAGTTGTAATACAGTGATGACGCATTCCCCAAGATTCCCCAATTCCCCAAAAAAGACcaataaatgaaatgttttattacaactttatttttaaaaattttgttaatgTACAGGAGGCATTGGTACATTTCTAAAACTAACTACATAAGCAGATCTTCCCCATAATCTAGAAAAGTGGAGTGCCAGaagtcaacaaaatgtgataaactTAAAAGTGCTATAACAGAAGGCACTTCACAAAATCTGTCTATTGAAGCAGTTAACATGTTCTAGTTTACATCCTCCACTTTTTGGCAGTTAATGTCTGATTATAttggaaagacaaagaaatatgGACAATTTTGTGGCagtaaaaatagaagataaacaaggaaaaaagcagagaacagagataatataaacaaacaagaaaacattaaatccatttctccttttgtatTCAGAACTTCTCCCTCTCCAGGAAGTCTTTCCCCTCAGCAATAAACATCCTTTAAGAGAAAATTCCTATAACCTCTTTCAGCTATggcctaatttttttatttctttctcagccAAGCTTCCTGCAAATCATGCTCTGATCAGGTTCTCACCATGGTGCCTCAATCTGCTGCAATAGATTAAGTTGAATCTTAGGAACTTGCTGATTTTGATCATGTTTTACCTATAAAAACAGCAATTTCCCATGGTTCAACTTAATGGCCTAATGTCATCACAACCACCAAATTCTGAGTCCTTCACCTGAATGCCTCTTGCTGTCTGTTTAGTGTGCGTGCTGCTCTCCAGCCAGACTGCCCAGGCTTTAATTCAAACATTCTTCGTTTCTTTACAGATAAATGCTCCAGCCTCCTAACCCTAACTTCTCCAGCCTGTTCAAATTAGTACTGCCACCAAAATAACCTTTCTAAAACATTAAATGTATCATGT is a window from the Tamandua tetradactyla isolate mTamTet1 chromosome 14, mTamTet1.pri, whole genome shotgun sequence genome containing:
- the LOC143654815 gene encoding ribosomal biogenesis factor-like, whose product is MAKNKLSRQKPRNVVHMASQKNFKNNAKPVTRNLKKIPQQHHENRPVNVDKATGSMAQL